A genome region from Gigantopelta aegis isolate Gae_Host chromosome 3, Gae_host_genome, whole genome shotgun sequence includes the following:
- the LOC121367764 gene encoding kelch-like protein 6 produces MSGKNRWREEYFETLSSGLERLLQDERHTDVTININERSFKAHKAILSAMSHYFDAMFSSGMRETVTGVVHMEGIEEDIFQSVLFYIYRGYDEIFEDNAEKMLNAAAILQMEKLQTRCEEFLCKSISTDNCLPRWRLAMQHQCTLLKEHTWSFILKHFAELYESDVLCTLDVDEMVALVKDDHLCARDEETLCEAVIDWVETDVETRKSQLSRVFVHLRLALTRPEYLLNIVKKYDFIAKDSVCMEAINGAKNCGLLPARRHDYSSSLMHYRNPAEMEDVLVVVSGGETAKPPYVRSKNVYAYSFNTKLWFQLASIPYDPGIEFACCVYDNDIYISGGGLWQTALMRYKSKKNKWHPIKDKLNLGRRRHAMVASGRCLYVLGGYNSEKAEGSRIVSTIEKFDLDCGGWTESGELDIGVSSVSASMLGEKIFIFGGEKNDKTDVHSIQCYDIKTEQVTVVADLSKSCKLCRSVICDEKVYVVTYDGEVLCFTEDYNVESVGTIPGFERVHFGLIHRRGTLVLLGGLAAGSDPNRDLCDSMIRYDIETNSSEKLPDKIPSPRLIDSCAKIIIDKKFLEEDDAADC; encoded by the coding sequence ATGAGCGGAAAGAACCGTTGGCGCGAGGAGTATTTCGAGACTCTGTCATCCGGCCTGGAGCGACTCCTGCAGGATGAGAGGCACACCGACGTGACCATCAACATCAACGAGCGGTCGTTCAAGGCCCACAAGGCCATCCTGTCTGCGATGTCACACTACTTCGACGCCATGTTCTCGTCGGGTATGCGGGAGACGGTGACGGGCGTGGTGCACATGGAGGGAATCGAGGAGGACATCTTCCAGTCGGTGCTGTTCTACATCTACCGCGGCTACGACGAGATCTTCGAGGACAACGCGGAGAAGATGCTCAACGCCGCCGCCATCCTGCAGATGGAGAAGCTCCAGACGAGGTGCGAGGAGTTCCTCTGCAAGAGCATCAGCACTGACAACTGTCTGCCGAGATGGCGGCTGGCGATGCAGCATCAGTGCACGTTGCTTAAAGAACATACGTGGTCGTTCATCCTGAAGCATTTCGCGGAGCTGTATGAAAGTGATGTTCTGTGCACCCTGGATGTGGACGAGATGGTGGCCCTGGTGAAGGACGATCACCTGTGTGCTCGAGACGAGGAGACTCTCTGCGAGGCGGTTATAGACTGGGTCGAGACCGACGTGGAAACCAGAAAAAGTCAGCTGTCGAGAGTCTTTGTTCACCTCAGGCTGGCTCTGACCAGACCAGAGTACTTACTGAACATTGTTAAAAAATACGATTTTATAGCTAAGGATTCGGTTTGCATGGAAGCCATAAACGGTGCCAAGAACTGTGGTTTGTTGCCAGCGAGGCGTCACGACTACAGCTCCTCTCTGATGCACTACAGGAACCCTGCTGAGATGGAGGATGTCCTGGTGGTCGTGTCTGGAGGTGAGACCGCCAAGCCTCCGTACGTCAGATCCAAGAACGTCTACGCCTACAGCTTCAACACCAAACTCTGGTTCCAGCTGGCGTCAATACCGTACGATCCGGGAATCGAATTCGCTTGTTGTGTGTACGACAACGATATATACATCTCCGGCGGCGGGCTGTGGCAGACGGCCCTAATGCGGTACAAATCCAAGAAGAACAAATGGCATCCGATAAAAGACAAACTAAACTTAGGAAGACGCCGTCACGCCATGGTAGCGTCAGGGAGATGTCTATATGTTCTAGGAGGATACAACAGCGAGAAGGCGGAAGGGTCTCGAATTGTCAGCACTATCGAGAAGTTTGACCTTGACTGTGGAGGATGGACGGAATCAGGGGAACTGGACATCGGCGTGAGCTCTGTTTCGGCATCGATGCTGGGAGAGAAAATCTTTATATTCGGAGGAGAGAAGAACGACAAAACGGACGTCCATTCCATTCAGTGCTACGACATCAAGACCGAACAGGTCACTGTGGTGGCAGACCTTTCGAAATCATGCAAGCTGTGTCGCTCGGTGATCTGCGACGAGAAGGTGTATGTGGTGACCTACGACGGAGAGGTGCTCTGCTTCACCGAGGACTACAACGTCGAGTCGGTGGGCACGATCCCGGGGTTCGAGAGAGTCCACTTTGGTCTGATTCACAGACGCGGGACCCTCGTGCTCCTCGGCGGACTGGCAGCGGGATCGGACCCGAACAGGGACCTCTGTGACTCGATGATCAGATACGACATCGAGACGAACTCGTCGGAGAAGCTGCCGGACAAGATTCCGTCTCCCAGACTGATAGACAGCTGTGCTAAGATTATCATCGACAAGAAGTTCCTCGAGGAGGACGATGCTGCCGACTGCTGA
- the LOC121367765 gene encoding acid sphingomyelinase-like phosphodiesterase 3b — protein MMPLIGSAVRWAVVWYCMLEGCFMASITNSGWFWHISDIHYDFSFDGGRLSCNGKVEGSAPYSNYWCDSNWRLTVDSFAAMARLEPNVDFLIWTGDNVAHIEDEHLSMELNIHILTNITSLFGQYFPTTTVYAALGNHDYFPTHQFPSSSNVMYNTMGDLWAGWINDTEQVENFKRGAFYTVKTAHGLRLVALNTNLYYTRNKKVRNETDPAGQLAWLRKTLQAADTAGEKVLMISHVGVGVFTPDDVKWMYTGFHKRFVSILREYGHVITGIHFGHQHEDSFKVLKTTDGKPAIPMLFAPSLTPWRFVSATSGFIAPEHNPAIRLVEYDRSTGRQLNIVQFYTNLTSTNLNNRSDWTRAYDFKKAFDVRDVTASSLHELVQRMWRPEGAKYFDRHYKFTTVIADRDDDPTCNTSSCKSAILCGLDNIDYDRYDSCVVEYKKRFQTSGSTPVQLSEVYRLAYGFLLLLVAYTSNCI, from the exons ATGATGCCACTAATAGGATCAGCAGTCCGATGGGCAGTCGTTTGGTATTGCATGCTCGAAGGATGTTTTATGGCCAGCATCACGAACTCtg GTTGGTTTTGGCATATATCTGACATCCATTACGACTTCTCGTTTGATGGTGGACGTCTGTCATGTAACGGCAAAGTGGAGGGCTCCGCCCCTTACAGCAACTACTGGTGCGACTCCAACTGGCGGCTTACCGTCGACAGCTTCGCAGCCATGGCTAGACTGGAACCCAATGTCGACTTTCTCATATGGACAGG CGATAATGTGGCACACATTGAGGATGAACACTTATCGATGGAACTAAACATCCACATCTTGACGAACATCACCTCACTGTTCGGTCAGTACTTCCCCACCACCACCGTGTACGCAGCACTCGGCAACCATGACTACTTCCCTACCCACCAGTTCCCTTCGTCCAGCAACGTCATGTACAACACCATGGGCGATCTGTGGGCTGGGTGGATCAACGACACTGAACAAGTGGAAAACTTCAAACGAG GTGCTTTCTACACTGTTAAAACTGCGCACGGGTTGAGACTGGTGGCTTTGAACACAAATCTGTACTACACTAGGAACAAGAAGGTCCGCAACGAGACGGATCCAGCAGGACAACTGGCGTGGCTGAGGAAGACTCTCCAGGCGGCGGACACAGCTGGGGAGAAG GTATTAATGATAAGTCACGTTGGAGTTGGTGTGTTTACGCCTGATGACGTCAAGTGGATGTATACTGGTTTTCATAAACGTTTTGTCTCGATTCTTCGTGAATACGGTCACGTGATTACAGGAATTCACTTTGGACACCAGCACGAAGATTCCTTCAAAGTGCTGAAGACTACTGATG GAAAGCCAGCAATCCCAATGTTGTTTGCGCCATCCTTGACACCTTGGAGGTTTGTGTCGGCCACCAGTGGATTTATTGCACCCGAGCACAATCCAGCCATCCGCCTGGTTGAGTACGACCGCAGCACGGGGAGACAACTCAACATTGTCCAGTTCTACACGAACCTCACGTCCACTAACCTCAACAACCGCTCCGACTGGACGCGGGCGTATGACTTCAAGAAGGCATTTGACGTCCGTGACGTCACTGCCTCGTCACTGCACGAGCTGGTACAGAGAATGTGGCGCCCCGAAGGCGCCAAGTACTTTGACCGCCATTACAAATTCACCACCGTCATCGCAGACCGTGACGACGACCCAACGTGTAACACCAGCAGCTGTAAGAGTGCTATTCTGTGCGGCCTTGACAACATTGACTACGACAGATACGATTCCTGTGTGGTGGAATATAAAAAG AGATTCCAAACATCCGGCTCTACACCGGTTCAGCTGTCAGAAGTATATAGACTGGCGTACGGTTTTCTACTACTTCTAGTGGCGTATACTAGTAACTGCATATGA